The proteins below are encoded in one region of Pseudonocardia sp. DSM 110487:
- a CDS encoding sarcosine oxidase subunit beta family protein, whose protein sequence is MNPLPEHPDFLWRNPEPKRSYDVVIVGAGGHGLATAHYLAKNHGITNVAVLEKGWLAGGNMARNTTIIRSNYLWDESAGIYEHALKLWEGLEDDLGYPILFSQRGVLNLAHSLQDVRDSVRRVEANVLNGVDAEWLTPDEVKKVCPIVNTSQEIRYPVLGATYQPRAGIAKHDYVAWGFARRADEAGIDLIQDCEVTGFTTDGDRVTGVRTTRGDIAAGKVALCAAGHTSVLTDMLGLRVPIQSHPLQALVSELLEPVHPTVVMSNAVHVYVSQAHKGELVMGAGIDSYNGYGQRGAFHIIERQMAAAVELFPVFARAHLLRTWGGIVDVTPDASPIVGHTPYENVYLNCGWGTGGFKATPGVGWCMAHTIAHDEPHPFNAPFTLERFVTGALVDEHGAAAVAH, encoded by the coding sequence GTGAACCCGCTGCCGGAGCACCCGGACTTCCTGTGGCGCAACCCCGAGCCGAAGCGCTCCTACGACGTGGTGATCGTTGGCGCCGGTGGGCACGGGCTGGCCACCGCCCACTACCTCGCGAAGAACCACGGCATCACCAACGTGGCCGTGCTGGAGAAGGGCTGGCTCGCGGGCGGCAACATGGCCCGCAACACCACGATCATCCGCTCCAACTACCTGTGGGACGAGAGCGCGGGGATCTACGAGCACGCGCTGAAGCTGTGGGAGGGCCTCGAGGACGACCTCGGCTACCCGATCCTGTTCAGCCAGCGCGGCGTGCTCAACCTCGCGCACAGCCTGCAGGACGTGCGCGACAGCGTGCGGCGCGTCGAGGCCAACGTGCTGAACGGCGTGGACGCCGAGTGGCTCACCCCGGACGAGGTCAAGAAGGTCTGCCCGATCGTCAACACCTCGCAGGAGATCCGCTACCCGGTGCTCGGCGCGACCTACCAGCCGCGCGCCGGCATCGCCAAGCACGACTACGTGGCATGGGGCTTCGCCCGCCGCGCCGACGAGGCCGGGATCGACCTGATCCAGGACTGCGAGGTCACCGGCTTCACCACCGACGGTGACCGCGTCACCGGGGTCCGCACGACGCGCGGCGACATCGCGGCCGGGAAGGTCGCGCTCTGCGCGGCGGGCCACACCTCGGTGCTCACCGACATGCTGGGCCTCCGGGTGCCGATCCAGAGCCACCCGCTGCAGGCGCTGGTCTCCGAGCTGCTGGAGCCGGTGCACCCCACGGTTGTGATGTCGAACGCGGTGCACGTCTACGTGTCGCAGGCGCACAAGGGCGAGCTCGTGATGGGCGCGGGCATCGACTCCTACAACGGCTACGGCCAGCGCGGCGCGTTCCACATCATCGAGCGCCAGATGGCCGCCGCGGTGGAGCTGTTCCCCGTGTTCGCCCGCGCCCACCTGCTGCGTACATGGGGCGGCATCGTCGACGTCACGCCCGATGCGTCCCCCATCGTCGGGCACACCCCCTACGAGAACGTCTACCTGAACTGCGGCTGGGGCACCGGCGGGTTCAAGGCCACCCCCGGCGTGGGCTGGTGCATGGCGCACACGATCGCCCACGACGAGCCGCACCCGTTCAACGCCCCGTTCACGCTCGAGCGCTTCGTCACCGGCGCGCTCGTCGACGAGCACGGCGCCGCCGCCGTAGCGCACTAG
- the glyA gene encoding serine hydroxymethyltransferase, giving the protein MLDTQVAGPTTRTEGLNSGLADVDPEVHAAVRAELARQESTLEMIASENVAPLAVLQAQGSVLTNKYAEGYPGRRYYGGCEHVDVIERLAIDRLKQLFGATFANVQPHSGAQANAAAMAALLQPGDTILGLDLAHGGHLTHGMRLNFSGLLYDVAAYHVREDDHRVDMAEVERLARERRPKLIVAGWSAYPRHLDFAEFRRIADEVGAYLMVDMAHFAGLVAAGLHPSPVPHAHVVTSTTHKTLGGPRGGIILSAEDDPALRKKLNSAVFPGQQGGPLEHVIAAKAVTFKLAAGEAFRERQERTLLGARLLADRLLAADSRDAGIGVVSGGTDVHLVLADLRASELDGKQAEDRLHAAGITVNRNAVPFDPRPPMVSSGVRIGTPALATRGFGAAEFAEVADIIATALHPTTADVSGLRAKVTELAARFPLYPALEAS; this is encoded by the coding sequence ATGCTCGACACTCAGGTCGCCGGCCCGACAACCCGCACCGAGGGCCTGAACAGCGGGCTCGCCGACGTCGATCCCGAGGTCCACGCCGCGGTACGCGCCGAGCTGGCGCGCCAGGAGTCGACGCTGGAGATGATCGCCAGCGAGAACGTCGCCCCGCTGGCGGTGCTGCAGGCCCAGGGGTCGGTGCTGACCAACAAGTACGCCGAGGGCTACCCGGGCCGGCGCTACTACGGCGGGTGCGAGCACGTCGACGTCATCGAGCGGCTCGCGATCGACCGGCTGAAGCAGCTCTTCGGCGCCACCTTCGCCAACGTCCAGCCGCACTCGGGCGCGCAGGCCAACGCCGCGGCGATGGCGGCGCTCCTGCAGCCCGGCGACACGATCCTCGGCCTCGACCTCGCCCACGGCGGCCACCTCACCCACGGGATGCGGCTCAACTTCTCCGGCCTGCTCTACGACGTCGCCGCCTACCACGTCCGCGAGGACGACCACCGCGTCGACATGGCCGAGGTCGAGCGGCTCGCGCGCGAGCGCCGCCCGAAGCTGATCGTCGCCGGCTGGTCGGCCTACCCCCGCCACCTCGACTTCGCGGAGTTCCGGCGGATCGCCGACGAGGTCGGCGCGTATCTGATGGTCGACATGGCCCACTTCGCCGGGCTCGTCGCCGCCGGGTTGCATCCCTCGCCGGTGCCGCACGCCCACGTCGTCACGAGCACCACGCACAAGACCCTCGGCGGGCCGCGCGGCGGAATCATCCTCTCCGCCGAGGACGACCCGGCGCTGCGCAAGAAGCTCAACTCGGCGGTGTTCCCCGGCCAGCAGGGCGGTCCGCTGGAACACGTGATCGCGGCCAAGGCCGTGACCTTCAAGCTCGCGGCTGGCGAGGCGTTCCGCGAGCGGCAGGAACGCACGCTGCTCGGGGCCCGCCTGCTCGCCGACCGGCTGCTCGCCGCCGACTCCCGCGACGCGGGGATCGGCGTGGTGAGCGGTGGCACCGACGTGCACCTCGTGCTCGCCGACCTGCGCGCCTCCGAACTCGACGGCAAGCAGGCCGAGGACCGGCTGCACGCCGCGGGGATCACCGTGAACCGCAACGCCGTTCCGTTCGACCCGCGGCCTCCGATGGTCAGCTCCGGCGTCCGGATCGGCACGCCCGCATTGGCCACGCGCGGGTTCGGCGCCGCGGAGTTCGCCGAGGTCGCCGACATCATCGCCACGGCACTGCACCCCACCACCGCCGACGTCAGCGGGCTGCGCGCCAAGGTGACCGAGCTCGCCGCGCGCTTCCCGCTCTACCCGGCGCTGGAGGCCTCGTGA
- a CDS encoding GntR family transcriptional regulator: MSAAPQLSASTGLSLADQAYEGIRDRLVMLDIRPGEPLNDDALAQELGTGRTPVREALKRLEGDRLVVAYPRRGTFATAVDITDLAHISEIRVQLEPLAASRAARNASGVERAHLSGLARDMAGLGARVSDRRELLRRDVQVHREVYRAAGNPHLEDILVRQDNLATRIWCLFLDRIPAIAGHVEEHVGLLDAIVEGNEEAAARLALEHVVGFERAVRAVL; the protein is encoded by the coding sequence ATGAGTGCCGCGCCTCAGCTGTCCGCGTCGACCGGCCTGTCGCTCGCGGACCAGGCGTACGAGGGGATCCGCGACCGCCTCGTCATGCTCGACATCCGCCCGGGTGAGCCGTTGAACGACGACGCGCTGGCGCAGGAGCTCGGCACCGGGCGCACGCCGGTGCGCGAGGCGCTGAAGCGCCTCGAGGGCGACCGGCTCGTCGTGGCCTACCCGCGACGCGGCACCTTCGCGACGGCGGTCGACATCACCGATCTCGCCCACATCTCGGAGATCCGCGTCCAGCTGGAACCGCTCGCCGCGTCCCGGGCCGCCCGCAACGCCTCCGGAGTCGAGCGGGCGCACCTGTCCGGCCTCGCCCGCGACATGGCGGGCCTGGGAGCCCGCGTCAGCGACCGGCGTGAGCTGCTCCGCCGCGACGTCCAGGTGCATCGCGAGGTCTACCGCGCCGCGGGCAACCCGCACCTGGAGGACATCCTCGTCCGGCAGGACAACCTCGCCACCCGGATCTGGTGCCTGTTCCTGGACCGGATCCCCGCGATCGCGGGCCACGTCGAGGAGCACGTCGGGCTGCTCGACGCGATCGTCGAGGGGAACGAGGAGGCGGCGGCTCGACTGGCCCTGGAGCACGTGGTGGGCTTCGAGCGCGCGGTCCGGGCGGTGCTGTGA
- a CDS encoding IclR family transcriptional regulator codes for MTDLPRYTREAAPSQVQSVDRAIAILYLLAERGRDGVGVTDVATELGVHKSTAFRLIEALEHGDLVEQVEERGKYHLGRGIVRLAGATTAQLELPIESRPVCRRLAAELGETVNLAIADSGEATNILQEYGSSAIAGRNWIGRSTPLHATASGKVLLAWTDAEAVGKALAGDLAEYTEQTITDPAVLQAELWKVREQGWASTTEEFEVGLNAIAAPIRGANGDVVAAVGVSAPSYRLPVESFADVAARVVVGADEISSRLGFYGAGE; via the coding sequence GTGACCGATTTGCCCCGCTACACGAGGGAGGCCGCCCCGTCACAGGTCCAGTCCGTGGACCGAGCGATCGCGATCCTGTACTTGCTCGCGGAACGGGGACGCGACGGCGTGGGCGTCACCGATGTGGCCACCGAGCTGGGCGTCCACAAGTCGACCGCGTTCCGGCTCATCGAGGCCCTCGAGCACGGCGACCTGGTGGAGCAGGTCGAGGAGCGCGGCAAGTACCACCTCGGGCGAGGGATCGTCCGGCTCGCCGGAGCCACCACCGCCCAGCTCGAGCTGCCGATCGAGAGCCGGCCGGTGTGCCGGCGCCTCGCCGCGGAGCTCGGCGAGACCGTGAACCTCGCGATCGCCGACAGCGGCGAGGCCACGAACATCCTCCAGGAGTACGGCAGCTCCGCGATCGCGGGCCGCAACTGGATCGGCAGGTCCACCCCGCTGCACGCGACGGCCAGCGGGAAGGTGCTGCTGGCATGGACCGACGCCGAGGCGGTCGGGAAGGCGCTCGCGGGCGACCTGGCCGAGTACACCGAGCAGACGATCACCGACCCCGCCGTGCTCCAGGCGGAGCTCTGGAAGGTCCGCGAGCAGGGGTGGGCCTCGACCACCGAGGAGTTCGAGGTGGGTCTCAACGCCATCGCCGCGCCCATCCGCGGCGCCAACGGCGACGTCGTGGCGGCCGTGGGCGTATCGGCGCCCTCGTACCGCCTTCCCGTCGAGTCGTTCGCCGACGTCGCGGCGCGGGTGGTCGTCGGGGCCGACGAGATCAGCAGCCGTCTCGGCTTCTACGGGGCCGGCGAGTAG
- a CDS encoding bifunctional 3-phenylpropionate/cinnamic acid dioxygenase ferredoxin subunit produces the protein MILVGSLDDIPLGEAVRVDAEVPIAVFNVDGELFAIDDTCTHQDASLADGWVEGCAVECPLHAACFDLRTGMPSGPPAKLPVRTHEVVVDDGVVYVRVTESVEAAA, from the coding sequence ATGATCCTCGTCGGTTCCCTGGACGACATCCCGCTCGGCGAGGCCGTGCGGGTCGACGCCGAGGTGCCGATCGCCGTCTTCAACGTGGACGGCGAGCTCTTCGCGATCGACGACACGTGCACCCACCAGGACGCTTCGCTCGCCGACGGCTGGGTGGAGGGGTGCGCCGTGGAGTGCCCGCTGCACGCCGCGTGCTTCGACCTGCGCACCGGGATGCCGTCCGGCCCGCCCGCGAAGCTGCCCGTGCGCACCCACGAGGTGGTCGTCGACGACGGGGTCGTCTACGTGCGTGTCACGGAGTCCGTGGAGGCGGCGGCCTGA
- a CDS encoding NAD(P)/FAD-dependent oxidoreductase: MRTVAVIGGSLAGLSAARALREQGYDGRIVVVGEEDLFPYDRPPLSKEFLAGKIEMAELALTTPTEDAALDLEWRLGDPATGLDRGARAVVLASGREVPADGVVVATGARARTLPGDLHGVHTLRTADDAVALRRDLVVSRRLVVIGGGFIGAEVASTARDMGLEVTVIESDPVPLGRVLGADLAATCAELHRDNGVHLITGEVVTGLAGNGRVSAVHLAGGRTEPADVVVVGIGAAPNVEWLAGSGIEHDHRGVWTDDAGATNVPQVVAAGDCAFSPCAYAGTAVRHEHWTNAVRQPAAAVSTLLGATPAPPTPPYFWSDQYGARLQFAGHRLPDDAVEIIDGDPADRRFVAGYRHNGELVAVFAMNQPKLFGRWRRQLSPRIVPAGLP, from the coding sequence ATGCGCACCGTCGCGGTCATCGGAGGCTCGCTCGCCGGGCTCAGCGCCGCGCGGGCCCTGCGGGAGCAGGGCTACGACGGGCGGATCGTGGTGGTCGGGGAGGAGGACCTGTTCCCCTACGACCGCCCACCGCTGTCGAAGGAGTTCCTCGCCGGCAAGATAGAGATGGCCGAACTCGCGCTGACGACGCCGACCGAGGACGCCGCGCTCGATCTGGAGTGGCGTCTCGGGGACCCGGCGACCGGGTTGGATCGTGGCGCCCGGGCTGTGGTGCTGGCGTCGGGACGGGAGGTCCCGGCCGACGGCGTCGTGGTGGCAACGGGCGCGCGGGCGAGGACCCTGCCGGGCGACCTCCACGGGGTGCACACGCTGCGCACGGCGGACGACGCGGTCGCGCTGCGCCGCGACCTGGTCGTCAGCCGCCGCCTCGTCGTGATCGGGGGCGGCTTCATCGGCGCCGAGGTGGCGTCCACCGCCCGAGACATGGGTCTCGAGGTCACCGTGATCGAGTCGGACCCCGTCCCGCTCGGCCGGGTGCTGGGTGCCGACCTCGCCGCGACCTGCGCCGAGCTGCACCGGGACAACGGCGTCCACCTCATCACCGGTGAGGTGGTGACGGGCCTCGCCGGAAACGGCCGGGTCAGCGCGGTGCACCTGGCCGGGGGACGGACGGAGCCCGCCGACGTGGTCGTCGTCGGCATCGGCGCGGCGCCGAACGTCGAATGGCTCGCCGGCTCCGGGATCGAGCACGACCACCGCGGGGTGTGGACGGACGACGCGGGCGCGACGAACGTCCCGCAGGTCGTGGCGGCCGGCGACTGCGCGTTCTCCCCGTGCGCCTACGCCGGCACGGCCGTACGCCACGAGCACTGGACGAACGCGGTGCGGCAGCCGGCGGCCGCCGTGTCGACCCTGCTCGGGGCGACCCCGGCCCCGCCGACCCCTCCCTACTTCTGGTCGGACCAGTACGGCGCACGACTGCAGTTCGCCGGGCACCGGCTGCCCGACGACGCCGTGGAGATCATCGACGGTGATCCGGCCGACCGCCGGTTCGTGGCCGGCTATCGCCATAACGGCGAGCTCGTCGCGGTGTTCGCGATGAACCAGCCGAAGCTCTTCGGCCGGTGGCGCCGCCAGCTCTCCCCGCGGATCGTCCCCGCAGGCCTCCCCTGA
- a CDS encoding aromatic ring-hydroxylating dioxygenase subunit alpha produces MSAPSELSSSLISTLPGHFYTDPVIFSEEQEKIFESRWFAAARSAEIDGPGAFRTVDVGRENVVLVRGRDRRLRAFLNVCRHRGARVCMERSGVAKRNLQCGYHAWTYGLDGKLVAAPNLTSMPDIDRTAYGLVPVHLREWLGYAWVCVADEPPSFEDTVIGSVAERLGAGDVIDGWDIENLAVGRRITYDVRANWKLIIENFMECYHCATIHPELTEVLPEFADGFAAQYFVGHGAAFAEEAQGFTVDGSAGVTVIPGVVDGHDRKYYAITVNPQVFINLVPDHVIFHRMQPVGPDRTIVECDWLYLPEVVQGGHDLDRSVELFHRVNQQDFDACERCQLAASSRAYAAGGVLVPSEHHIGAFHTWVTEQLVPADPAI; encoded by the coding sequence GTGTCTGCCCCATCCGAGCTGTCGTCGAGCCTGATCTCCACCCTGCCCGGACACTTCTACACCGACCCCGTGATCTTCTCCGAGGAGCAGGAGAAGATCTTCGAGTCCCGCTGGTTCGCCGCCGCGCGCAGCGCCGAGATCGACGGTCCGGGTGCCTTCCGCACCGTCGACGTGGGACGCGAGAACGTCGTACTGGTCCGCGGCCGCGATCGGCGGCTGCGCGCGTTCCTCAACGTGTGCCGGCACCGGGGCGCGCGGGTCTGCATGGAGCGGTCCGGCGTGGCGAAGCGGAACCTGCAGTGCGGCTACCACGCATGGACCTACGGGCTCGACGGCAAGCTCGTCGCGGCGCCGAACCTGACGAGCATGCCGGACATCGACCGCACCGCGTACGGGCTCGTGCCGGTGCACCTGCGGGAGTGGCTCGGATACGCGTGGGTGTGCGTGGCCGACGAGCCGCCGTCCTTCGAGGACACCGTGATCGGCTCCGTCGCGGAGCGGCTCGGGGCGGGCGACGTCATCGATGGCTGGGACATCGAGAACCTCGCGGTCGGGCGCCGGATCACCTACGACGTGCGCGCGAACTGGAAGCTGATCATCGAGAACTTCATGGAGTGCTACCACTGCGCCACCATCCATCCCGAGCTCACGGAGGTGCTGCCGGAGTTCGCCGACGGCTTCGCCGCGCAGTACTTCGTCGGGCACGGCGCGGCGTTCGCAGAGGAGGCGCAGGGGTTCACCGTCGACGGCAGCGCAGGCGTGACCGTCATCCCCGGAGTCGTGGACGGCCACGACAGGAAGTACTACGCGATCACGGTGAACCCACAGGTGTTCATCAACCTCGTACCGGACCATGTGATCTTCCATCGGATGCAGCCGGTCGGGCCGGATCGCACGATCGTCGAGTGCGACTGGCTGTACCTGCCCGAGGTCGTGCAGGGCGGCCATGACCTCGACCGTTCTGTGGAGCTGTTCCACCGGGTCAATCAGCAGGACTTCGACGCGTGCGAACGCTGCCAGCTCGCCGCATCGTCACGGGCTTACGCCGCGGGCGGGGTGCTGGTGCCCAGCGAACACCACATCGGCGCGTTCCACACGTGGGTCACCGAGCAGCTCGTACCGGCCGATCCCGCCATCTGA
- a CDS encoding Gfo/Idh/MocA family protein: MGENRIRVAVVGTGDWWGRQHAKAFSSRTDAELCAVAGRTEERTERRAAEFGVPGYTDLHAMLERERPDLVSVCLPNMGHFGPTLQIIRAGFPLLVEKPLVFELDEADTLLAEAAERDLFFAINFNHRYARPMRLAAEAIDAGELGRLTFAMWRFGGEAGTSPHPYANLIETQCHGLDLLEHLCGPITSVMAQMSGVTGRGCSTLSVALEFACGAVGALLGTYDSSYSYPGTHLLEINGLNGRILIEDTVRRYAFTPAGDEISQVWQAGYFNDRDRDFHATFDRYLDEMLPAFAGSRPPPVHAGAGRRALAVAHAVIESYERGKRVSVA, translated from the coding sequence ATGGGTGAGAACCGCATCCGCGTCGCGGTGGTCGGCACGGGCGACTGGTGGGGTCGCCAGCACGCGAAGGCGTTCTCGTCACGCACCGACGCCGAGCTGTGCGCCGTTGCCGGGCGGACCGAGGAACGCACCGAACGGCGCGCCGCCGAGTTCGGCGTGCCCGGTTACACCGACCTGCACGCCATGCTGGAACGGGAGCGACCGGATCTCGTGTCGGTGTGCCTGCCGAACATGGGCCATTTCGGGCCGACCCTGCAGATCATCCGGGCGGGCTTCCCGCTGCTGGTGGAGAAGCCGCTCGTGTTCGAGCTCGACGAGGCCGACACCCTGCTGGCCGAGGCGGCCGAGCGCGACCTGTTCTTCGCGATCAACTTCAACCACCGCTACGCCCGGCCGATGCGACTGGCCGCCGAGGCGATCGACGCCGGTGAGCTCGGCCGGTTGACATTCGCCATGTGGCGCTTCGGCGGCGAAGCGGGCACGAGCCCACACCCGTACGCCAACCTGATCGAGACCCAGTGTCACGGCCTCGATCTGCTCGAGCACCTGTGCGGACCGATCACTTCGGTGATGGCTCAGATGAGCGGCGTGACGGGCCGGGGGTGCTCGACGCTGAGCGTGGCGCTCGAGTTCGCCTGCGGAGCGGTCGGTGCCCTGCTCGGTACCTACGACTCGTCCTACTCCTACCCGGGGACCCACCTGCTGGAGATCAACGGGCTGAATGGGCGGATCCTGATCGAGGACACCGTGCGCCGCTACGCCTTCACCCCGGCCGGGGACGAGATCAGCCAGGTGTGGCAGGCCGGCTACTTCAACGACCGGGACCGGGACTTCCACGCGACGTTCGACCGGTACCTCGACGAGATGCTCCCCGCGTTCGCGGGCAGCCGTCCCCCGCCGGTCCACGCCGGGGCCGGCCGGCGCGCGCTCGCCGTTGCCCACGCCGTCATCGAGTCGTACGAGCGCGGGAAGCGCGTGTCGGTCGCGTGA
- a CDS encoding ABC transporter permease — translation MTAQLVDPSRVDTMGTAATLARRASAPIVLALVVAVGAALFGSSFIGPRNLGNIALDSSYLVLIAVGMTFVIISGGIDLSVGSVFALSGVLAAYGAQWGSAAAVALPLAVCGLIGLANGVLVGRARMAPFIVTLAALLFARGLALAVSQEGNEVRLIPADLVLTRIGQSTIAGIGAPVYVALGVLVAGALVLSRTRFGQSVYAIGGSAESAELMGLPVSRVKITVYVLSASLAAVAGVLVAAQTSSGLPTIGEGRELEAIAAVVIGGTLLTGGTGGMSGTLAGALLLKVIQNLINQVGVLSSYYQQVVSGVFLLLVVLVQARLSRRRARPAARRREQRNG, via the coding sequence ATGACCGCGCAGCTCGTGGATCCGTCCCGCGTCGACACGATGGGAACGGCCGCGACGTTGGCCCGCCGCGCCAGCGCGCCGATCGTGCTCGCGCTCGTGGTCGCGGTCGGCGCCGCCCTCTTCGGCAGCAGCTTCATCGGGCCGCGGAACCTCGGCAACATCGCGCTGGACAGCTCGTACCTGGTGCTCATCGCGGTCGGGATGACGTTCGTGATCATCAGCGGCGGCATCGACCTCTCGGTCGGGTCGGTGTTCGCGCTCTCCGGCGTGCTGGCCGCCTACGGTGCGCAGTGGGGATCGGCCGCCGCGGTGGCGCTCCCCCTCGCGGTGTGCGGCCTGATCGGGCTCGCGAACGGCGTGCTGGTGGGCCGCGCCCGGATGGCGCCGTTCATCGTCACCCTCGCCGCGCTGCTGTTCGCCCGAGGGTTGGCGCTCGCCGTCTCGCAGGAGGGGAACGAGGTCCGCCTGATCCCCGCCGACCTGGTGCTGACCCGGATCGGGCAGTCCACGATCGCCGGGATCGGCGCGCCGGTGTACGTCGCCCTCGGCGTGCTCGTGGCGGGGGCGCTCGTGCTGAGCCGCACCAGGTTCGGCCAGTCGGTGTACGCCATCGGCGGCTCCGCGGAGAGCGCCGAGCTGATGGGCCTGCCCGTGTCCCGGGTGAAGATCACCGTGTACGTCCTCAGCGCGTCGCTCGCCGCGGTCGCCGGTGTGCTGGTCGCCGCCCAGACCTCCTCCGGCCTGCCGACCATCGGCGAAGGCCGCGAGCTGGAGGCGATCGCGGCCGTCGTCATCGGTGGCACGCTGCTCACGGGCGGGACCGGAGGGATGAGCGGGACCCTCGCCGGTGCCTTGCTGCTCAAGGTGATCCAGAACCTGATCAACCAGGTCGGGGTCCTCAGTTCCTACTACCAGCAGGTGGTCAGCGGCGTCTTCCTCCTGCTCGTGGTCCTGGTCCAGGCCCGACTGAGCCGGCGGCGCGCTCGTCCGGCTGCCCGGCGAAGGGAGCAGCGCAATGGGTGA
- a CDS encoding ABC transporter permease — translation MADTVAVPPAPHGVALHRMRDHGVYPALALLVLFNLAFTPHFATVANLRLQLVQVVPIAIVALGMALVVATEGIDLSVGSVMALAAAVIPLYLGYGPWPAMAMAIVVGALVGTLTGGLVALFGIQPIIATLGVLVAGRALALVFADGRLVEIFDPTLGALGNGSVLGIPITVLITAALAALVIVVVRRSIFGHRLVAIGGNRTAALLAGLPVRRTLFAVYIVSGMLAALAGVVNTARLGASDPSFTGLLIELSAITAVVVGGTPLSGGRIRVVGTLAGAVLMQLIAATVIQHNLPDSLSRMIQAGIIVVAVYVQRDRGGA, via the coding sequence ATGGCTGACACCGTCGCGGTACCACCGGCCCCGCACGGCGTCGCGCTGCACCGGATGCGCGACCACGGGGTGTACCCGGCGCTCGCGCTGCTCGTGCTCTTCAACCTCGCGTTCACCCCCCACTTCGCCACCGTGGCGAACCTGCGGCTGCAGCTGGTCCAGGTCGTTCCGATCGCGATCGTGGCGCTCGGGATGGCGCTGGTCGTCGCCACCGAGGGCATCGACCTGTCCGTCGGCTCCGTCATGGCGCTCGCCGCGGCGGTGATCCCGCTCTACCTCGGCTACGGGCCGTGGCCCGCCATGGCGATGGCGATCGTCGTCGGCGCGCTCGTCGGCACGCTGACGGGCGGGCTGGTCGCCCTCTTCGGCATCCAGCCGATCATCGCGACCCTCGGGGTGCTGGTGGCAGGCCGGGCGCTTGCCCTCGTGTTCGCCGACGGCAGGCTCGTCGAGATCTTCGATCCGACGTTGGGTGCGCTCGGCAACGGCAGCGTCCTCGGGATACCGATCACGGTGCTCATCACGGCGGCCCTCGCCGCCCTGGTGATCGTCGTGGTCCGGCGGTCGATCTTCGGTCACCGGCTCGTCGCGATCGGCGGCAACCGCACCGCGGCCCTGCTGGCCGGCCTGCCGGTGCGACGGACGCTCTTCGCCGTCTACATCGTCAGCGGGATGCTCGCGGCGCTCGCCGGCGTGGTGAACACCGCACGGCTCGGCGCGAGCGACCCGTCGTTCACCGGGCTGCTCATCGAGCTGAGCGCGATCACGGCGGTCGTCGTCGGCGGCACCCCGCTGTCCGGTGGCCGGATCAGGGTGGTCGGCACGCTGGCCGGGGCCGTCCTGATGCAGCTCATCGCGGCGACGGTGATCCAGCACAACCTGCCGGACTCGCTCTCGCGGATGATCCAGGCGGGCATCATCGTCGTCGCGGTCTACGTCCAACGGGATCGAGGTGGCGCATGA